A stretch of Alphaproteobacteria bacterium DNA encodes these proteins:
- a CDS encoding double zinc ribbon domain-containing protein produces the protein MNAELQMIACPFCAASDPGKVCAGCGRDKAAARRICTACRAQTPVGDAACHACGARRGNELRWKIPLIVGLFVAAFVAAVAINVFMQ, from the coding sequence ATGAACGCCGAACTTCAGATGATCGCCTGCCCGTTCTGTGCGGCAAGCGACCCGGGCAAGGTCTGCGCCGGCTGCGGCCGCGACAAGGCGGCGGCGCGGCGCATCTGCACCGCCTGCCGGGCGCAGACCCCGGTGGGCGACGCGGCCTGCCATGCCTGCGGCGCCCGCCGCGGCAACGAGCTGCGCTGGAAGATCCCGCTGATCGTCGGGCTGTTTGTCGCCGCCTTCGTGGCGGCGGTCGCGATCAACGTCTTCATGCAGTAA
- the clpA gene encoding ATP-dependent Clp protease ATP-binding subunit ClpA, whose translation MLSRNLEQTLHRALAQANQRRHEYATLEHLLLALTEDQDAVAVFRACGIDLQRLRDELSNYIENDLAYLVTTRGEDAKPTSSFQRVLQRAAIHVQSSGREEVTGANVLVAIFSERESHAVFYLQDQDMSRLDAVNYISHGIAKVPGQSEQRRVSGSDDESREEKASKKGEEALSTYCVNLNEKAAAGRIDPLIGRESEVERTIQILCRRQKNNPLYVGEPGVGKTAIAEGLARRIVKGEVPDVLKPAIIYQLDMGALLAGTRYRGDFEERLKAVVSELEQKPHSVLFIDEIHTVIGAGATSGGAMDASNLLKPALASGSLRCIGSTTYKEYRNYFEKDRALVRRFQKIDVNEPSVDDTVKILRGLKPYYEEHHKVRYTDDAIRTAVELAARYINDRKLPDKAIDVIDEVGAAQMLVPPSRRRKTIGVKEIEAVVAKIARIPPKNVTRDDKAILKNLERDLKRMVYGQDQAIDALVSAIKLARAGLREPEKPIGNYLFSGPTGVGKTEVARQLAAALGVEIKRFDMSEYMERHSVSRLIGAPPGYVGFDQGGLLTDAVDQHPHCVLLLDEIEKAHPDLFNILLQVMDHGKLTDHNGKTVDFRNVILIMTTNAGAADLAKPAIGFERSVREGDDKEAIERMFSPEFRNRLDSVIPFAHLSEEVLSRVVDKFVMQLEEQLLDRNVTIEMSDKARHWLSVKGYDRLFGARPLGRVIQENVKKPLADELLFGELTNGGVVFVDLDEKADKLAFRFDQAKEPAKKPRKGPDRGSAERKEPEFVE comes from the coding sequence ATGCTGTCACGCAACCTGGAACAGACCCTGCACCGTGCGCTCGCCCAGGCCAACCAGCGCCGGCACGAATACGCCACGCTGGAGCACCTGCTGCTGGCGTTGACCGAGGACCAGGATGCGGTTGCCGTGTTCCGCGCGTGCGGGATCGACCTGCAGCGCCTGCGCGACGAGCTGTCGAACTACATCGAGAACGACCTTGCCTATCTGGTGACCACCCGCGGCGAGGACGCCAAGCCGACATCCAGCTTCCAGCGCGTGCTGCAGCGCGCCGCCATCCACGTCCAGTCCTCCGGCCGCGAGGAGGTGACCGGCGCCAACGTGCTGGTCGCGATCTTCTCCGAGCGCGAGAGCCACGCGGTATTCTATTTGCAAGACCAGGACATGAGCCGGCTGGACGCCGTGAACTACATCTCGCACGGCATCGCCAAGGTGCCGGGGCAGTCGGAGCAGCGGCGGGTTTCGGGCTCCGACGACGAGTCGCGGGAGGAGAAAGCGAGCAAGAAGGGCGAAGAGGCGCTGAGCACCTATTGCGTCAACCTCAACGAGAAGGCCGCGGCCGGCCGGATCGATCCGCTGATCGGCCGCGAGAGCGAGGTCGAACGCACCATCCAGATCCTGTGCCGGCGCCAGAAGAACAACCCGCTCTATGTCGGCGAGCCCGGCGTCGGCAAGACCGCGATTGCCGAGGGTCTCGCCCGCCGCATCGTCAAGGGCGAGGTGCCCGACGTGCTGAAGCCGGCGATCATCTACCAGCTCGACATGGGCGCGCTGCTGGCCGGCACCCGCTATCGCGGCGACTTCGAGGAGCGGCTGAAGGCGGTGGTATCGGAGCTGGAGCAGAAGCCGCATTCGGTGCTGTTCATCGACGAGATCCACACCGTGATCGGCGCCGGCGCCACCTCCGGCGGCGCGATGGACGCGTCGAACCTGCTGAAGCCGGCGCTGGCCAGCGGCTCGCTGCGCTGCATCGGCTCGACCACCTACAAGGAATACCGCAACTATTTCGAGAAGGACCGGGCGCTGGTGCGCCGGTTCCAGAAGATCGACGTCAACGAGCCCTCGGTCGACGACACGGTCAAGATCCTGCGCGGGCTGAAGCCCTACTACGAGGAGCACCACAAGGTCCGCTATACCGACGACGCGATCCGCACGGCGGTGGAGCTGGCCGCGCGCTACATCAACGACCGCAAGCTGCCCGACAAGGCGATCGACGTGATCGACGAGGTCGGCGCCGCCCAGATGCTGGTGCCGCCGTCGCGCCGGCGCAAGACAATCGGGGTCAAGGAGATCGAGGCGGTGGTCGCCAAGATCGCCCGCATCCCGCCGAAGAACGTCACCCGCGACGACAAGGCGATCCTGAAGAACCTGGAGCGCGACCTGAAGCGCATGGTCTATGGCCAGGATCAGGCGATCGACGCCCTGGTCAGCGCCATCAAGCTGGCCCGCGCCGGCCTGCGCGAGCCGGAGAAGCCGATCGGCAACTACCTGTTCTCCGGCCCCACCGGCGTCGGCAAGACCGAGGTGGCGCGCCAGCTGGCCGCCGCACTGGGGGTCGAGATCAAGCGCTTCGACATGTCGGAGTACATGGAACGGCATTCGGTCTCGCGCCTGATCGGCGCGCCGCCGGGCTATGTCGGCTTCGACCAGGGCGGGCTGTTGACCGATGCGGTCGACCAGCACCCGCACTGCGTGCTGCTGCTGGACGAGATCGAGAAGGCCCATCCGGACCTGTTCAACATCCTGCTGCAGGTGATGGACCACGGCAAGCTGACCGACCACAACGGCAAGACGGTCGATTTCCGCAACGTCATCCTGATCATGACCACCAACGCGGGCGCGGCCGACCTCGCCAAGCCGGCGATCGGCTTCGAGCGCAGCGTGCGCGAGGGCGACGACAAGGAGGCGATCGAACGCATGTTCTCGCCGGAGTTCCGCAACCGGCTCGACTCGGTGATCCCGTTCGCCCACCTCAGCGAGGAGGTGCTGTCGCGGGTGGTCGACAAGTTCGTCATGCAGCTCGAGGAGCAGCTGCTCGACCGCAACGTCACCATCGAGATGAGCGACAAGGCGCGCCACTGGCTGTCGGTCAAGGGCTACGACCGGCTGTTCGGCGCCCGCCCGCTCGGCCGGGTGATCCAGGAGAATGTGAAGAAGCCGCTGGCCGACGAGCTGCTGTTCGGCGAACTGACCAACGGCGGCGTCGTGTTCGTCGACCTGGACGAGAAGGCAGACAAGCTCGCGTTCCGCTTCGACCAGGCCAAGGAGCCGGCCAAGAAGCCGCGCAAGGGCCCGGACCGCGGCTCGGCCGAGCGCAAGGAGCCGGAATTCGTCGAATAG